The following are from one region of the Melitaea cinxia chromosome 7, ilMelCinx1.1, whole genome shotgun sequence genome:
- the LOC123655410 gene encoding nuclear envelope integral membrane protein 1a: MESNGRFIVLLLFLNTQVNSQLYDVHWLNETKLTLPEHNVQSLKQNIDIYCYNGTAKNLLTLWQTVKFQIKIKNDEFSQYLGENPEEVYKEYENDYGLTSNLFRKKSYKTVSLDIFRSTCMALNTKQNYNIELHIQRVDLWRVLMMVIGVSLIFASRSLSGNPVFFYLCGIVVGVSASFMVLVYYVTRFIPGRTLTYGLLIGGWTVGVYLVQQLWENIQSIVATYSAYLFWYILIAAFISFLICYRVGPPKNQRSKNLVMWTLQGVGALVTVFSSQYQEASTAVAILSLGAKYFPKSLFYYIQGYWRRRFPPRPRLLTDAQYYEQGARETKRALDELRRYCASPDCKQWSIMLKLHDSKRFASFVEGDSHLSDDEVLNYESYAFSMEHPKPVANSTRNMEISDDDSDYDDDD, encoded by the exons ATGGAGTCAAACGGACgatttattgtgttattattatttttaaacactcAAGTTAATTCTCAACTTTATGAcg TTCACTGGCTCAACGAAACCAAGCTGACCCTACCCGAGCATAATGTGCAGTCcttgaaacaaaatattgacaTTTACTGCTACAATGGAACCGCGAAAAACTTATTGACGCTGTGGCAAACCGTCAAG ttccaaataaaaataaaaaatgacgaaTTCAGTCAGTACCTTGGTGAAAACCCAGAAGAGGTCTATAAAGAGTATGAGAACGATTATGGTCTGACCAGTAATCTATTCAGGAAGAAATCTTACAAGACTGTGTCGCTGGATATTTTCAGATCTACTTGTATGGCACTTAACACTAAACAGAACTACAATATTGAATTACACATTCAGA GGGTCGATCTTTGGCGTGTTCTGATGATGGTTATCGGTGTATCCCTTATATTTGCATCTCGGTCCTTGAGCGGCAACCCTGTGTTCTTTTACTTGTGTGGTATTGTGGTTGGTGTGTCAGCCTCATTCATGGTCCTTGTTTACTACGTTACGAGATTCATACCGGGG AGAACCTTAACTTACGGTCTTTTAATCGGTGGTTGGACAGTAGGTGTCTACTTAGTGCAGCAGCTGTGGGAGAACATACAAAGTATTGTGGCAACATACAGTGCGTACTTATTTTGGTACATCTTGATAGCAGCCTTCATAAGTTTCTTAATCTGCTATAGAGTCGGACCACCAAAGAACCAGAGAAGTAAAAACCTAGTCATGTGGACTTTGCAG gGTGTGGGTGCCTTAGTAACAGTGTTCAGCAGTCAGTATCAAGAAGCATCCACAGCCGTCGCAATACTCTCACTGGGAGCCAAGTACTTCCCGAAATCTCTATTCTACTATATACAGGGCTATTG GCGGCGCCGCTTCCCGCCGCGGCCGCGCCTACTGACCGACGCGCAGTACTACGAGCAGGGCGCGCGCGAGACCAAGCGCGCGCTCGACGAGCTGCGCCGCTACTGCGCCAGCCCCGACTGCAAGCAGTGGAGCATCATGCTCAAGCTGCACGACAGCAAGCG attcGCCAGTTTTGTAGAAGGCGACTCTCATCTAAGCGACGATGAGGTACTAAATTACGAGTCTTACGCGTTCTCCATGGAACACCCCAAACCCGTCGCTAACTCCACAAGGAACATGGAGATATCCGATGATGACTCAGACTACGATGATGATGACTGA
- the LOC123655414 gene encoding ras suppressor protein 1, giving the protein MSHPPPVSCIPNTAKMSKAKKVIEEAKEINNPEIDLVDKGISSLDEIPGLFSLDNITRLTLSHNKIQVVPAGLANLINLEILNLANNHIEELPVSLSSLPKLRILNVSLNRLYTLPRGFGAFPVLEILDLTYNNLKEKTLPGNFFMMESLRALYLGDNDFEFLPPEIGNLKNLQILSMRENDLIEVPKELGQLTRLRELHLQGNRLVVLPPEIGTLDLASNKSVLRLEGNFWIPPIEDQLKLGPSHVLDYLRSETYRVLYSRHMSAKPPPPPQTLDKSKKASRARS; this is encoded by the exons ATGAGTCATCCTCCTCCAGTTTCCTGTATTCCAAACACTGCCAAAATGTCGAAAGCTAAAAAAGTTATCGAAGAAgcgaaagaaataaataatccaGAAATTGATTTAGTGGATAAGGGAATTTCTAGCTTGGACGAAATACCTGGGCTAT TTAGCCTAGATAATATAACACGATTAACATTAAGTCATAACAAGATACAAGTTGTTCCGGCCGGGTTAGCAAACCTCATCAATTTGGAAATTCTGAATCTTGCTAATAACCACATTGAAGAGTTACCAGTCAGTTTATCATCTTTACCAAAACTCCGCATTTTAAATGTATCCCTCAATAGGCTTTACACTCTACCGAGAGGGTTTGGTGCATTCCCTGTGTTGGAAATTTTGGACTTGACTTATAATAATCTGAAGGAAAAAACTTTGCCAGGAAACTTTTTTATGATGG AAAGTCTGAGAGCTTTGTATTTGGGAGATAATGACTTTGAATTTCTACCACCGGAGATTGggaacttaaaaaatttacaaatt ctatCCATGCGGGAGAATGATTTGATTGAAGTACCAAAGGAACTCGGTCAATTAACTCGACTAAGGGAATTGCATTTACAAGGAAACCGTCTCGTCGTCTTGCCGCCAGAAATAG GTACACTTGACCTTGCCAGTAACAAATCAGTGTTGAGATTAGAAGGTAACTTCTGGATTCCACCTATCGAAGATCAACTAAAGTTGGGACCCTCACATGTGCTTGACTACTTGCGGTCGGAGACTTACAGAGT GTTGTACAGTCGTCATATGTCGGCGAAGCCACCCCCACCGCCACAGACCCTCGACAAAAGCAAGAAAGCTTCGAGAGCTCGGTCTTGA